A window of the Gemmatirosa kalamazoonensis genome harbors these coding sequences:
- the leuS gene encoding leucine--tRNA ligase, with translation MTVPIESPHAPSPADQPAPYDPSAVERKWQQRWQERGTNRVDLSGGERPYYQLMMFPYPSAEGLHVGNLFAFTGADIQGRHQRQLGHTVFEPLGFDAFGIHSENFALKMGVHPAEMTPRNVANFRRQLERAGLMVDWRYVVDTSRPDYYKWTQWVFLQLLEKGLAYKKRAAVNWCPKDKTVLANEQVIAGACERCGTPVEQRLLEQWFFRITAYAERLLNDLDWLDWSETTKTAQRNWIGKSEGARVDFLVPNDGDTTAEEEAGASDNPMVMTGTPITVFTTRPDTIFGATYLVLAPEHPLVERITAPAQRAAVDDYRVRAGRKDLVARKSAVSAKEKTGVFTGAYAHNPATNALIPVWVADYVLMDYGTGAIMAVPGHDERDFEFATQFALPIVRVVAGPDGDADAPLTEAYTDDEQGRLVNSGRFDGLSVPEGIRAISAWLEEMGQGKAVTNYRLHDWTISRQRYWGPPIPVIYCDTCGTVPVPVDQLPVELPLTQDFKPDDSGVSPLARVKEWYEVPCPKCGALGRRETDVSDTFLDSAWYFLRYPSADRDDVPFDPALTKKWLPVNSYIGGNEHAVLHLLYSRFVTMVLHDMGHVDFDEPFTKFRAHGLLIRDGAKMSKSKGNVVNPDEYVEKWGADTLRTYLMFLGPYEEGGDFRDASISGVRRFLDRLWASVRDMTTETAPDPAVLRKLHQTIRKVGDDIPRLSYNTAIAAMMEYMKTLRFNERTPHRDEVMPLVQLVAPFAPHLAEELWERGTGDARSVFDAGWPVFDAALAAEDEIELAVQVNGKLRGRIRVLKEIAQADALAAALREENIAKFVTGEPKKVIFVPGRLLNVVV, from the coding sequence ATGACCGTCCCCATCGAGTCCCCGCACGCCCCGTCGCCGGCCGACCAGCCGGCGCCGTACGATCCGTCCGCTGTCGAGCGGAAGTGGCAGCAGCGCTGGCAGGAGCGCGGCACGAACCGCGTCGACCTGTCGGGCGGCGAGCGCCCGTACTACCAGCTCATGATGTTCCCGTACCCCTCGGCCGAGGGGCTCCACGTCGGGAACCTGTTCGCGTTCACGGGTGCGGACATCCAGGGGCGTCACCAGCGGCAGCTCGGCCACACGGTGTTCGAGCCGCTCGGCTTCGACGCGTTCGGGATCCACTCGGAGAACTTCGCCCTGAAGATGGGCGTGCATCCGGCGGAGATGACGCCGCGCAACGTGGCGAACTTCCGGCGGCAGCTGGAGCGCGCGGGGCTCATGGTCGACTGGCGCTATGTCGTCGACACGAGCCGACCCGACTACTACAAGTGGACCCAGTGGGTCTTCCTGCAGCTGCTGGAGAAGGGCCTCGCGTACAAGAAGCGCGCGGCCGTGAACTGGTGCCCGAAGGACAAGACCGTGCTCGCGAACGAGCAGGTGATCGCCGGCGCATGCGAGCGGTGCGGCACGCCGGTCGAGCAGCGGCTGCTGGAGCAGTGGTTCTTCCGTATCACCGCGTACGCCGAGCGGCTGCTGAACGATCTGGACTGGCTCGACTGGTCGGAGACGACGAAGACCGCGCAGCGGAACTGGATCGGCAAGAGCGAGGGCGCGCGCGTCGACTTCCTCGTGCCTAACGACGGCGACACGACGGCGGAGGAGGAGGCGGGCGCGAGCGACAACCCGATGGTGATGACGGGCACGCCGATCACCGTGTTCACGACGCGCCCCGACACGATCTTCGGCGCGACGTACCTCGTGCTCGCGCCCGAGCACCCGCTGGTGGAGCGCATCACGGCGCCGGCCCAGCGCGCGGCCGTCGACGACTACCGCGTGCGCGCCGGCCGGAAGGACCTCGTCGCGCGCAAGTCGGCCGTCTCCGCGAAGGAGAAGACCGGCGTGTTCACCGGCGCGTACGCGCACAACCCGGCGACGAACGCGCTCATCCCCGTGTGGGTCGCCGACTACGTGCTGATGGACTACGGCACGGGCGCGATCATGGCCGTCCCGGGTCACGACGAGCGCGACTTCGAGTTCGCGACGCAGTTCGCGCTGCCGATCGTGCGCGTGGTCGCGGGCCCCGACGGCGACGCCGACGCGCCGCTCACGGAGGCCTACACCGACGACGAGCAGGGTCGCCTGGTGAACTCGGGCCGCTTCGACGGGCTGTCGGTGCCGGAAGGCATCCGAGCGATCTCGGCGTGGCTGGAGGAGATGGGGCAGGGGAAGGCGGTGACGAACTACCGCCTGCACGACTGGACCATCTCGCGCCAGCGCTACTGGGGCCCGCCGATCCCGGTCATCTACTGCGACACGTGCGGCACGGTGCCGGTGCCCGTCGATCAGCTGCCGGTGGAGCTGCCGCTCACGCAGGACTTCAAGCCCGACGACAGCGGGGTGTCGCCGCTCGCGCGCGTGAAGGAGTGGTACGAGGTGCCGTGCCCGAAGTGCGGCGCGTTAGGCCGGCGCGAGACCGACGTGAGCGACACGTTCCTCGACAGCGCATGGTACTTCCTGCGCTACCCGAGCGCGGACCGCGACGACGTGCCGTTCGATCCGGCGCTCACGAAGAAGTGGCTGCCGGTGAACAGCTACATCGGCGGCAACGAGCACGCGGTCCTGCACCTGCTGTACTCGCGCTTCGTCACGATGGTGCTGCACGACATGGGGCACGTCGACTTCGACGAGCCGTTCACCAAGTTCCGCGCGCACGGGCTGCTGATCCGCGACGGCGCGAAGATGTCGAAGTCGAAGGGCAACGTGGTGAACCCGGACGAGTACGTGGAGAAGTGGGGGGCCGACACGCTCCGCACGTATCTCATGTTCCTCGGTCCCTACGAGGAGGGCGGCGACTTCCGCGACGCGAGCATCAGCGGCGTGCGGCGGTTCCTCGACCGCCTGTGGGCGAGCGTGCGCGACATGACGACCGAGACCGCGCCGGATCCGGCGGTGCTGCGCAAGCTGCACCAGACGATCCGCAAGGTCGGCGACGACATCCCGCGGCTGTCGTACAACACGGCGATCGCGGCGATGATGGAGTACATGAAGACGCTGCGCTTCAACGAGCGCACGCCGCACCGCGACGAGGTGATGCCGCTGGTGCAGCTCGTCGCGCCGTTCGCGCCGCACCTCGCGGAGGAGCTGTGGGAGCGCGGCACGGGCGACGCCAGGAGCGTGTTCGACGCCGGCTGGCCGGTGTTCGATGCGGCGCTCGCCGCCGAGGACGAGATCGAGCTCGCGGTGCAGGTGAACGGGAAGCTGCGCGGCCGCATCCGCGTGCTGAAGGAGATCGCGCAGGCGGATGCGCTGGCCGCCGCGCTGCGCGAGGAGAACATCGCGAAGTTCGTGACGGGGGAGCCGAAGAAGGTCATCTTCGTCCCCGGACGGCTGCTCAACGTCGTCGTGTGA
- a CDS encoding PDZ domain-containing protein, protein MRPTVYLTAAAALAAASLLAPHTAAAQDAGSRRTYETLVQALGPGGVSIWRSDDSTRAVLGISLAPARSSSDTIGVRIADVAEDGPAAKAGIEEGDRIVSIDGTTLRVDPADADDPVFRDLGSRRLQRALAKHKPGDEVSLVVQRGRETRTVRVKTVAASSLEPSRAYGVGFGPGGSTIFRSGASARAWADSIRTRMEQRPALGLTVGTTGSRRDTLGLFVSSVATDGPAEKAGIVEGARIAGIDGVDLRLSRDDAEDPEFSALRARRFTRELEKHKAGDDITLRVWQSGSLRTLTVKAARAADVWKNRSGFAFSFGDGDGAIALPRTPVAPLLPSTPMRMDVPSLRVLPRTWMSAPVRPALPRASVRTTSFVTPRVVVPRAVAVPRARRVIEM, encoded by the coding sequence ATGCGACCCACCGTCTACCTGACGGCCGCCGCGGCGCTGGCTGCCGCGTCCCTCCTCGCTCCGCACACCGCCGCCGCGCAGGACGCCGGCAGCCGTCGAACGTACGAGACCCTCGTCCAGGCGCTCGGCCCCGGCGGCGTGAGCATCTGGCGCAGCGACGACTCCACGCGCGCGGTGCTCGGCATCTCGCTCGCGCCGGCGCGCAGTTCCAGCGACACGATCGGCGTGCGCATCGCCGACGTCGCCGAGGACGGCCCCGCCGCGAAGGCCGGCATCGAGGAGGGCGACCGCATCGTGTCGATCGACGGCACGACGCTGCGCGTCGACCCGGCCGATGCCGACGATCCCGTGTTCCGCGACCTCGGATCGCGCCGACTGCAGCGCGCGCTCGCGAAGCACAAGCCGGGCGACGAGGTGTCGCTCGTCGTGCAGCGCGGCCGCGAGACGCGCACCGTCCGCGTGAAGACGGTCGCCGCGTCGTCGCTGGAGCCGAGCCGCGCGTACGGTGTGGGCTTCGGGCCCGGCGGCTCGACGATCTTCCGCAGCGGCGCGTCGGCGCGCGCGTGGGCCGACAGCATCCGCACGCGCATGGAGCAGCGCCCCGCGCTCGGCCTAACGGTCGGCACCACGGGCAGCCGCCGCGACACGCTCGGCCTGTTCGTGAGCTCCGTCGCCACCGACGGCCCCGCGGAGAAGGCGGGGATCGTGGAAGGCGCGCGCATCGCGGGCATCGACGGCGTGGATCTGCGCCTCTCGCGCGACGACGCCGAGGACCCGGAGTTCTCCGCGCTCCGCGCGCGCCGCTTCACGCGCGAGCTCGAGAAGCACAAGGCGGGCGACGACATCACGCTGCGCGTGTGGCAGAGCGGGAGCCTGCGCACGCTCACCGTGAAGGCGGCCCGTGCCGCGGACGTGTGGAAGAACCGCAGCGGCTTCGCGTTCTCGTTCGGCGACGGCGACGGCGCCATCGCGCTGCCGCGCACTCCCGTTGCGCCGCTGCTGCCGTCGACGCCGATGCGCATGGACGTGCCGTCGCTGCGCGTGCTGCCGCGCACGTGGATGTCCGCGCCGGTGCGTCCCGCGCTCCCGCGCGCGAGCGTGCGCACCACGTCGTTCGTCACCCCGCGCGTCGTCGTCCCGCGCGCCGTCGCGGTGCCGCGCGCCCGTCGCGTGATCGAGATGTGA
- a CDS encoding transporter yields the protein MRFSRLTMALALVAAPALAAAQTPAAPDSAPPPIEDNSFLVEEAYNQERGVVQHINTFSRATTGNGWLYTFTQEWPVPTQLNQLSYTIPIARPEGRGASPRFGDLLLNYRYQALAHEDLLFAPRLSAILPTGSASAGTGLGGAGVQVNLPVTAVLTPSLVSHSNVGGTLVPRGKTGDGERLRSANVTLGQSFIWLARPTFNVMLESLFSHTSNRVTPRGAGDAVTLSNQSFTLSPGVRYAFNFRSGLQIVPGAAVPVTFSGGDADTGVFLYLSFEHPFARTR from the coding sequence GTGAGATTCTCCCGCCTAACGATGGCGCTGGCCCTCGTGGCCGCGCCCGCGCTGGCCGCTGCCCAGACTCCCGCCGCACCCGACTCCGCGCCGCCGCCGATCGAGGACAACAGCTTCCTGGTCGAGGAGGCGTACAACCAGGAGCGCGGCGTGGTGCAGCACATCAACACGTTCTCGCGCGCGACCACGGGCAACGGCTGGCTGTACACGTTCACGCAGGAGTGGCCCGTCCCGACGCAGCTGAATCAGCTGAGCTACACGATACCGATCGCGCGCCCGGAAGGACGCGGCGCGTCGCCGCGCTTCGGCGACCTGCTGCTGAACTACCGCTACCAGGCCCTCGCCCACGAAGACCTGCTGTTCGCGCCGCGTCTCTCCGCGATCCTGCCGACCGGCAGCGCTTCGGCGGGGACGGGACTCGGCGGCGCCGGAGTGCAGGTGAACCTGCCGGTCACCGCGGTGCTCACGCCGTCGCTCGTGTCGCACTCGAACGTCGGCGGCACGCTCGTGCCGCGCGGCAAGACCGGCGACGGCGAGCGGCTGCGCAGCGCGAACGTCACGCTCGGCCAGAGCTTCATCTGGCTCGCGCGGCCGACGTTCAACGTGATGCTGGAGTCGCTGTTCTCGCACACGTCGAACCGCGTCACGCCGCGCGGGGCGGGTGACGCGGTCACGCTGTCGAACCAGTCATTCACGCTGTCGCCGGGCGTGCGCTACGCGTTCAACTTCCGCTCCGGGCTCCAGATCGTCCCCGGCGCGGCAGTGCCCGTGACGTTCAGCGGCGGCGACGCGGATACGGGCGTGTTCCTGTACCTGTCGTTCGAGCACCCGTTCGCGCGGACTCGTTAG
- a CDS encoding potassium transporter Kup, with the protein MTTPSPSRGLTPSVIAEPAATTAETPASSHPHHHADANPTGRRLALLTLTALGVVFGDIGTSPLYTLQECFSREHGVPATIPDVYGVLSLIVLSLTMIVTIKYVTFIMRADNKGEGGILALLALIMQRRRRDDDKGSRFVLISLALFGAALLYGDGIITPAISVLGAVDGLKVIAPALDRWVIIITIVILFGLFSFQRSGTERVGRMFGPVMLVWFATLAVLGVAGFRHHPEILKAVWPGYGVSFFFRHGLHGFLILGSVVLAVTGAEALYADMGHFGKKPIRLAWLTFVFPCLLLNYFGQGALLIAHPEAAANPFYLLAPRALQIPLLVIATFAAIVASQALISGAFSLTQQAVQLGFVPRLDIRHTSHHAAGQIYIPEVNQALALGCIVVVLFFKSATALGAAYGIAVTGTMAITTLLFHVIAREQWGWSPWKATAASATFLLIDLAFFGANVLKIEQGGWVPLAIGVALFTIMRTWKEGRRLLWTILQGRTLPMSMFIEDVARKKPMRVNGTAVFLTSHSEGAPVVLLHHLKHNQVLHEQVVLLSIGVADVPDVDERETLVVEELGEGFFRVRATYGFMQQPNVPDLMKHLNARGVKTRPMATSYYLGREQLIPSGPGKMARWRKMLFIFLSRNARSATQFFSIPPNRVVELGTQIEF; encoded by the coding sequence GTGACCACGCCCTCCCCCTCCCGCGGGCTCACGCCGTCCGTCATCGCCGAGCCAGCCGCCACCACCGCCGAGACGCCCGCGAGCTCGCATCCGCACCATCACGCGGACGCGAACCCCACTGGGCGACGGCTCGCGCTGCTCACGCTCACGGCGCTCGGCGTCGTCTTCGGCGACATCGGCACGAGCCCGCTGTACACGCTGCAGGAGTGCTTCAGCCGCGAGCACGGCGTGCCGGCGACCATACCCGACGTCTACGGCGTGCTGTCGCTGATCGTGCTGTCGCTGACGATGATCGTGACGATCAAGTACGTCACGTTCATCATGCGCGCGGACAACAAGGGCGAGGGCGGCATCCTCGCCCTGCTCGCCCTGATCATGCAGCGTCGGCGGCGCGACGACGACAAGGGCTCGCGCTTCGTGCTCATCTCGCTCGCGCTGTTCGGCGCGGCGCTGCTCTATGGCGACGGCATCATCACGCCGGCCATCTCCGTGCTCGGCGCGGTCGACGGCCTGAAGGTCATCGCACCGGCGCTCGACCGCTGGGTGATCATCATCACGATCGTGATCCTCTTCGGGCTGTTCTCGTTCCAGCGGTCCGGCACCGAGCGCGTGGGCCGGATGTTCGGGCCGGTGATGCTCGTGTGGTTCGCGACCCTCGCGGTGCTCGGCGTCGCGGGCTTTCGGCATCACCCGGAGATCCTGAAGGCGGTGTGGCCGGGCTACGGCGTGTCGTTCTTCTTCCGGCACGGGCTGCACGGCTTCCTCATCCTCGGCTCCGTGGTGCTCGCGGTGACCGGCGCCGAGGCGCTGTACGCCGACATGGGCCACTTCGGGAAGAAGCCGATCCGCCTCGCGTGGCTCACGTTCGTGTTCCCGTGTCTGCTGCTGAACTACTTCGGCCAGGGCGCGCTGCTCATCGCGCACCCGGAGGCGGCGGCGAACCCGTTCTACCTGCTGGCGCCGCGCGCGCTGCAGATCCCGTTGCTCGTGATCGCGACGTTCGCCGCGATCGTGGCGTCGCAGGCGCTCATCTCGGGCGCGTTCTCGCTCACGCAGCAGGCGGTGCAGCTGGGCTTCGTGCCGCGGCTCGACATCCGCCACACGTCGCACCACGCGGCGGGGCAGATCTACATCCCCGAGGTGAACCAGGCGCTGGCACTCGGCTGCATCGTGGTGGTGCTGTTCTTCAAGTCGGCGACGGCGCTCGGCGCGGCGTACGGCATCGCGGTCACGGGCACGATGGCGATCACGACGCTGCTGTTCCACGTCATCGCGCGCGAGCAGTGGGGATGGTCGCCGTGGAAGGCCACCGCCGCATCGGCCACGTTCCTGCTCATCGACCTCGCGTTCTTCGGCGCGAACGTGCTGAAGATCGAGCAGGGGGGCTGGGTGCCGCTCGCCATCGGCGTCGCGCTGTTCACGATCATGCGCACGTGGAAGGAGGGGCGGCGGCTGCTGTGGACCATCCTGCAGGGGCGCACGCTCCCGATGTCGATGTTCATCGAGGACGTGGCGCGCAAGAAGCCGATGCGCGTGAACGGCACCGCGGTGTTCCTGACGTCGCATTCCGAGGGTGCGCCGGTCGTGCTGCTGCATCACCTCAAGCACAACCAGGTGCTGCACGAGCAGGTCGTGCTGCTGTCGATCGGCGTCGCCGACGTGCCGGACGTCGACGAGCGCGAGACGCTCGTCGTCGAGGAGCTCGGCGAGGGCTTCTTCCGCGTGCGGGCGACCTACGGCTTCATGCAGCAGCCGAACGTGCCCGATCTCATGAAGCACCTGAACGCGCGCGGCGTGAAGACCCGCCCGATGGCGACGTCGTACTACCTCGGCCGCGAGCAGCTCATCCCCAGCGGTCCGGGCAAGATGGCGCGCTGGCGCAAGATGCTGTTCATCTTCCTGTCGCGTAACGCGCGGTCCGCGACGCAGTTCTTCTCCATCCCGCCCAACCGCGTCGTGGAGCTGGGCACCCAGATCGAGTTCTGA
- a CDS encoding potassium transporter Kup, protein MSAESARPSGGPDEPSGLVTQAFPTETHPTTGAPHHHRPDANPTGRRLATLMLTALGVVYGDIGTSPLYSIKECFRREFGLAVTPVNVYGVLSLIVWALVLVVSVKYVAFILRADNKGEGGVFALLALILARQQRDTERRTRAILITMGLFGGAFLYGDGMITPAISVLGAVEGLQIVTPALAKFIVPITFAIIFTLFYFQYKGTAKVGGAFGWIMLAWFVSIGVLGIMEITQHPGIFRAMNPWYAVTFFPAHPKESFVVLGAVVLVITGGEALYADMGHFGRKPIRWAWFGFVLPCLLLNYFGQGALVLRDRTAVSNPFYMLAPPAFQIPLLVIATLAAIVASQALISGAFSLTQQAVQLGYTPRLNIVHTSSEQAGQIYIPEVNKALAVGTLLLVVAFRSSAALAATYGVAVTATMAITTMLFVVIARQRFGWSKLKARTFLYGFLFIDLLFLASNLLKVPHGGWVPLTIAGIVFLLMTTWKKGRDILLEHMETSSLPMDAFISDVARRKPHRVSGTAVFMTSARGGAPVVLLHHLKHMKVLHQQVILLSIRTADVPDVDEQETLEVEELGQGFWRVLATYGFMEQPNVPDIMKFLNARGVRTRPGDTSFFLGRERLIATGKSRMARWRKKIFALMSRNALSATEFFSIPPNRVVELGAQIEF, encoded by the coding sequence ATGTCCGCTGAGTCAGCTCGACCATCCGGTGGGCCGGACGAACCCTCGGGCCTCGTGACGCAGGCGTTCCCGACGGAGACGCACCCGACCACCGGCGCGCCGCACCACCACCGCCCCGACGCCAACCCCACCGGCCGGCGGCTCGCCACCCTGATGCTCACGGCGCTCGGCGTCGTGTACGGCGACATCGGGACGAGCCCCCTGTACTCCATCAAGGAGTGCTTCCGCCGCGAGTTCGGGCTGGCCGTGACCCCCGTCAACGTCTACGGCGTGCTGTCGCTCATCGTGTGGGCGCTCGTGCTCGTCGTGAGCGTGAAGTACGTCGCGTTCATCCTGCGCGCCGACAACAAGGGCGAGGGCGGCGTGTTCGCCCTGCTCGCGCTCATCCTCGCGCGGCAGCAGCGCGACACGGAGCGTCGCACGCGCGCGATCCTCATCACGATGGGGCTGTTCGGCGGGGCGTTCCTGTACGGCGACGGCATGATCACGCCCGCCATCTCCGTGCTCGGCGCGGTCGAAGGGCTCCAGATCGTGACGCCGGCGCTCGCGAAGTTCATCGTGCCGATCACGTTCGCGATCATCTTCACGCTGTTCTACTTCCAGTACAAAGGCACCGCGAAGGTGGGCGGCGCGTTCGGCTGGATCATGCTCGCGTGGTTCGTCTCCATCGGCGTGCTGGGCATCATGGAGATCACGCAGCACCCGGGCATCTTCCGCGCGATGAACCCGTGGTACGCGGTGACGTTCTTTCCCGCGCACCCGAAGGAGTCGTTCGTCGTGCTCGGCGCGGTGGTGCTCGTGATCACGGGCGGCGAGGCGCTGTACGCCGACATGGGGCACTTCGGCCGCAAGCCGATCCGATGGGCGTGGTTCGGCTTCGTGCTTCCGTGCCTGCTGCTGAACTACTTCGGGCAGGGCGCGCTGGTGCTGCGCGACCGCACGGCGGTGTCGAACCCGTTCTACATGCTCGCGCCGCCGGCGTTCCAGATCCCCCTGCTCGTGATCGCGACGCTCGCCGCGATCGTCGCGTCGCAGGCGCTCATCTCCGGCGCGTTCTCGCTCACGCAGCAGGCGGTGCAGCTCGGGTACACGCCGCGGCTCAACATCGTGCACACGTCGAGCGAGCAGGCGGGGCAGATCTACATCCCCGAGGTGAACAAGGCGCTCGCCGTCGGCACGCTGCTGCTCGTCGTCGCGTTCCGCTCGTCCGCCGCGCTCGCGGCGACGTACGGTGTCGCGGTGACGGCGACGATGGCGATCACGACGATGCTGTTCGTGGTGATCGCGCGGCAGCGCTTCGGCTGGTCCAAGCTCAAGGCGCGCACGTTCCTCTACGGCTTCCTGTTCATCGACCTGCTGTTCCTCGCGTCGAACCTGCTGAAGGTGCCGCACGGCGGGTGGGTGCCGCTCACCATCGCGGGGATCGTGTTCCTGCTGATGACGACGTGGAAGAAGGGGCGCGACATCCTGCTCGAGCACATGGAGACCAGCTCGCTGCCGATGGACGCGTTCATCTCCGACGTCGCGCGGCGCAAGCCGCACCGCGTGAGCGGCACGGCGGTGTTCATGACGTCCGCGCGCGGCGGGGCGCCGGTGGTGCTGCTGCATCACCTGAAGCACATGAAGGTGCTGCACCAGCAGGTGATCCTCCTCTCCATCCGCACGGCCGACGTGCCCGACGTGGACGAGCAGGAGACGCTGGAGGTGGAGGAGCTCGGGCAGGGCTTCTGGCGCGTGCTGGCCACGTACGGCTTCATGGAGCAGCCGAACGTGCCGGACATCATGAAGTTCCTGAACGCGCGCGGCGTGCGTACGCGGCCGGGCGACACGTCGTTCTTCCTCGGGCGCGAGCGACTGATCGCGACGGGCAAGAGCCGCATGGCGCGCTGGCGGAAGAAGATCTTCGCGCTCATGTCGCGTAACGCCCTCTCGGCGACGGAGTTCTTCTCCATCCCGCCGAACCGCGTCGTGGAGCTGGGCGCGCAGATCGAATTCTGA
- a CDS encoding TonB family protein: protein MQLLESSARRRRSRAGTAVSILVHATLIAGAAVATASAHAGLEDHETREKTIFYEPPRDPPPTPVASRTSRSTTPSTSPAAPSAPQAPPLTIGPIVDGIPPIGSMPDPTRGLGDTFVKGLASGAEDGSAGAPTGDAPRDARYVDKVAVPLGQLRPRYPEALRAQGLGGRVVVRFVVDTLGRVEQVSVQLVTATHPAFGDAALRTVGSLRFRPAEAGGHRVRQLVELPFEFRIE from the coding sequence ATGCAGCTACTGGAGTCGAGCGCGCGGCGGCGGCGCAGCCGCGCCGGAACGGCGGTGAGCATCCTCGTGCATGCGACGCTGATCGCCGGTGCGGCGGTCGCGACGGCGAGCGCGCACGCCGGGCTGGAGGACCACGAGACGCGCGAGAAGACCATCTTCTACGAGCCGCCGCGCGACCCGCCGCCGACCCCCGTGGCGTCGCGCACGTCGCGGTCCACCACGCCGTCCACGTCGCCGGCCGCGCCGAGCGCGCCGCAGGCGCCGCCGCTCACGATCGGGCCCATCGTCGACGGCATCCCGCCGATCGGCTCGATGCCGGACCCCACGCGCGGGCTCGGCGACACGTTCGTGAAGGGGCTGGCGAGCGGCGCGGAGGACGGAAGCGCCGGTGCGCCGACGGGCGACGCGCCGCGCGACGCGCGCTACGTCGACAAGGTCGCGGTCCCGCTCGGCCAGCTCCGGCCGCGCTACCCGGAGGCGCTGCGCGCGCAGGGGCTCGGCGGCCGCGTCGTCGTGCGCTTCGTCGTCGACACGCTCGGCCGCGTCGAGCAGGTGAGCGTGCAGCTCGTGACCGCGACCCACCCGGCGTTCGGCGACGCCGCGCTCCGCACCGTCGGCTCGCTGCGGTTCCGTCCCGCCGAAGCCGGCGGCCACCGCGTGCGTCAGCTCGTGGAGCTGCCGTTCGAGTTCCGGATCGAATGA
- a CDS encoding RNA polymerase sigma factor, with protein sequence MPFGLPDRAAAVRPAARVETQVPLPAPVSDAALAERELVLAAQAGDTHAFAGLVRMHQRRAYAVARAIVLTHEDAEDAVQEGFLHSYRALDRFRPEQAFGAWLHRIVANAALDIARRRKVRDADELPETVASPRPSRDPAESQELRARLQAAMAQLGARQRAVIVLHDIEGFKHAEIGAALGIPEGTARSDLHHARAQLRRLLGDVREDL encoded by the coding sequence GTGCCCTTCGGACTCCCCGATAGGGCTGCCGCCGTCCGTCCCGCTGCGCGCGTCGAGACCCAGGTGCCGCTGCCGGCACCGGTCTCGGACGCCGCGCTCGCGGAGCGCGAGCTGGTCCTCGCCGCCCAGGCGGGAGACACGCACGCGTTCGCCGGGCTCGTCCGGATGCACCAACGGCGCGCGTACGCCGTGGCCCGCGCGATCGTGCTGACGCACGAGGACGCGGAGGACGCGGTCCAGGAGGGCTTCCTGCACTCGTACCGGGCGCTCGATCGATTCCGCCCGGAGCAGGCGTTCGGCGCGTGGCTCCATCGCATCGTCGCCAACGCCGCGCTCGACATCGCGCGCCGCCGCAAGGTGCGCGACGCCGACGAGCTGCCGGAGACCGTCGCCTCGCCGCGCCCGTCGCGCGATCCGGCGGAGTCGCAGGAGCTGCGGGCGCGTCTGCAGGCTGCGATGGCGCAGCTCGGGGCGCGGCAGCGTGCGGTGATCGTCCTGCACGACATCGAGGGGTTCAAGCACGCCGAGATCGGTGCCGCGCTCGGGATTCCCGAGGGCACCGCTCGGTCGGACCTACACCACGCCCGCGCCCAGCTCCGCCGGCTGCTCGGCGACGTGCGAGAGGACCTCTGA
- a CDS encoding HD domain-containing protein — translation MPLPSRQDALALVHEYTKSESLRKHMLAVEAAMRAYARRFGEDEERWGLAGLLHDFDYERWPNAARSPTEEHPSAGVHILRRTGYPEDVLEAILGHAEYTGTPRTTRMAKTLFAVDELTGLITATALVKPSRSVHDVDAGGVRKKMKDKAFARGVSREDVLRGAEELGVPLDEHIAFVIEAMRAESAALGL, via the coding sequence ATGCCCCTCCCTTCCCGCCAGGACGCGCTCGCGCTGGTCCACGAGTACACGAAGTCGGAATCGCTGCGGAAGCACATGCTCGCGGTCGAGGCGGCGATGCGGGCCTACGCGCGGCGGTTCGGTGAGGACGAGGAGCGGTGGGGACTCGCCGGCCTGCTCCATGACTTCGACTACGAGCGGTGGCCGAACGCGGCGCGCTCGCCGACCGAAGAACACCCGTCAGCGGGGGTGCATATCCTCCGCCGGACCGGCTATCCTGAGGATGTCCTCGAGGCGATCCTCGGCCACGCCGAGTACACCGGGACACCCCGTACGACCCGCATGGCGAAGACCCTGTTCGCGGTCGACGAGCTGACGGGATTGATCACGGCCACCGCTCTGGTGAAGCCGTCCCGCAGCGTCCACGACGTCGACGCTGGCGGCGTTCGGAAGAAGATGAAAGACAAGGCGTTCGCCCGCGGAGTGAGCCGGGAGGACGTTCTACGTGGGGCGGAGGAGCTCGGCGTTCCGCTCGACGAGCACATCGCGTTCGTCATCGAGGCCATGCGCGCGGAATCCGCAGCGCTCGGTCTCTGA